A window from Falco naumanni isolate bFalNau1 chromosome 3, bFalNau1.pat, whole genome shotgun sequence encodes these proteins:
- the MED30 gene encoding mediator of RNA polymerase II transcription subunit 30, protein MSTPPLAGAGMPPGAFSGAQAQAAREVNTASLCRIGQETVQDIVFRTMEIFQLLRNMQLPNGVTYHTGTYQDRLGKLQEHLRQLSILFRKLRLVYDKCNENCAGLDPVPIEQLIPYVEEDSSKHDDRGAASQLRFASEERREIMEVNKKLKQKNQQLKQIMDQLRNLIWDINAMLAMRN, encoded by the exons ATGTCAACTCCCCCTCTCGCTGGGGCAGGAATGCCGCCTGGTGCCTTCTCAGGGGCACAGGCTCAAGCAGCTCGGGAGGTAAATACAGCTTCACTCTGTCGTATTGGCCAAGAGACTGTGCAGGATATTGTGTTTCGAACGATGGAAATCTTCCAGTTACTGAGGAACATGCAG TTACCGAATGGTGTTACTTACCATACTGGAACGTATCAAGACAGACTGGGAAAGCTGCAGGAACATCTCCGTCAGCTATCAATACTCTTCAGAAAACTGAGATTAGTTTATGACAAATGCAATGAAAACTGTGCTGGGCTTGATCCTGTTCCCATAGAA CAACTTATTCCATATGTTGAAGAGGACAGCTCCAAGCATGATGATCGTGGTGCTGCAAGTCAGCTCCGTTTTGCTAGtgaagagagaagggaaatcATGGAAGTAAATAAG aaactgaaacagaagaatcagcagctgaagcagatcATGGATCAGTTACGGAATCTTATCTGGGACATAAATGCCATGTTGGCAATGCGGAACTGA